A genomic region of Leptolyngbya sp. NIES-2104 contains the following coding sequences:
- a CDS encoding chemotaxis protein CheW, which translates to MVGSPDFLTGRGQDQAPEFQELESPEGELHLRFYTPSGAEFALPATGIREVLSPSPDRITPVPNVSPLLLGTLNVRGRVVWVADLGQFLGDAAALNTDRPEISVIAIEDQDIMLGLAVDRILGMEWLDIENVQAATAVPDSVAPFLRGEWILDKEGGQSLRLLDQVSILRSARWAA; encoded by the coding sequence ATGGTAGGAAGTCCAGATTTCTTAACAGGAAGAGGGCAAGATCAAGCCCCAGAATTTCAGGAGCTAGAAAGCCCCGAAGGTGAGTTGCATTTGCGCTTCTACACGCCTTCCGGGGCTGAATTTGCGTTACCTGCGACTGGAATTCGCGAGGTTTTATCGCCGTCACCGGATCGAATTACGCCTGTTCCTAACGTTTCGCCGCTCCTACTTGGAACGCTGAACGTCCGGGGTCGAGTCGTTTGGGTTGCAGATCTGGGTCAATTCTTAGGAGATGCGGCGGCATTGAATACAGATCGCCCCGAAATTTCGGTGATTGCGATCGAAGATCAGGACATTATGCTCGGTTTGGCAGTCGATCGCATTCTCGGCATGGAATGGCTCGACATCGAGAATGTGCAAGCCGCAACCGCCGTTCCTGACAGTGTGGCTCCTTTTCTGCGCGGAGAATGGATTTTGGACAAAGAAGGCGGTCAATCCTTGCGCCTGCTCGATCAGGTTTCAATATTGCGATCGGCAAGGTGGGCGGCATGA
- a CDS encoding response regulator transcription factor has product MSTVLVVEDSVTQREMITDLLKGSGIEVTIATDGVEALEHIQGQCPDLVVLDIVMPRMNGYEVCRRLKADPKTQKVPVVMCSSKGEEFDRYWGMKQGADAYIAKPFQPTELVGTVKQLLRG; this is encoded by the coding sequence ATGAGTACAGTTTTAGTCGTGGAAGATAGCGTCACTCAGCGTGAAATGATTACTGATCTGCTCAAGGGGAGTGGAATCGAGGTGACGATCGCGACCGATGGCGTTGAAGCCTTGGAACATATTCAGGGGCAATGTCCTGATTTGGTGGTGTTGGATATCGTCATGCCGCGAATGAATGGGTACGAGGTCTGTCGTCGGCTCAAAGCTGATCCCAAGACCCAAAAAGTGCCTGTGGTGATGTGTTCCTCGAAAGGGGAAGAGTTCGATCGCTATTGGGGCATGAAGCAAGGGGCAGATGCCTATATTGCCAAACCCTTCCAGCCCACCGAACTCGTCGGTACGGTCAAACAATTGTTGCGCGGTTAG
- a CDS encoding DUF4388 domain-containing protein yields the protein MQGHLSEIDIRSILQLIELGQRTGELFVEAYSGSPHRLSRSHPSWFVFFLNGQIVYAGETESDFSRLRDYLHRYRAETTIDQIPASSITTFSTPEYGCLWALLENHLVTPDQGRKILQSMVRETLFDLLSLHQGSFVFELGNPLTPQLLTLEIAPLTTKILKQVQDWKQLHPYLHSPDQCPTIANSTLLKSALPETTFQALDRYADGKTSIRQIARYLNRDISTVARAIYPYVQRGWLQLSHPTVQSSIPRTPKAPKVVCIDDSPTVCKAVELMLDRNGYDISTIENPLTALSLVFQLKPDLILCDIAMPELDGYEICAMLRQSTTFRQTPIIMLTGKDGFIDRVRARMVGSTDYLTKPFGEHEILMLLEKYIGVGQPEQLTTTQQVLDALEAELNLNAS from the coding sequence ATGCAGGGACACTTAAGTGAGATTGACATTAGAAGCATTCTGCAACTGATCGAACTCGGTCAGCGAACAGGAGAATTGTTTGTCGAAGCCTATTCGGGCAGTCCGCACCGTTTATCGCGATCGCATCCTTCCTGGTTCGTCTTTTTTCTCAATGGGCAAATCGTCTACGCAGGCGAAACCGAATCAGATTTCTCTCGTCTGCGAGATTACTTACATCGATATCGGGCAGAAACCACGATCGACCAAATTCCCGCTTCGTCGATCACAACCTTCAGTACTCCTGAATACGGCTGCCTCTGGGCACTCCTGGAAAATCACCTCGTTACACCCGACCAAGGACGCAAAATTCTCCAAAGCATGGTGCGTGAGACTTTGTTTGATCTCCTCAGTCTGCATCAAGGCTCATTTGTGTTCGAGCTAGGAAATCCACTGACTCCGCAACTCTTGACCCTAGAAATTGCGCCCTTAACAACGAAAATATTGAAGCAAGTTCAAGACTGGAAACAGCTTCATCCGTATTTGCACTCGCCCGATCAGTGTCCCACGATCGCGAATTCCACGCTTCTAAAAAGTGCCCTTCCCGAAACTACTTTTCAAGCGCTCGATCGCTATGCCGATGGGAAAACCTCGATTCGCCAAATCGCTCGATATCTCAATCGCGATATTTCTACGGTTGCAAGGGCAATCTATCCGTATGTCCAACGCGGCTGGCTCCAACTCAGTCATCCCACGGTTCAATCCTCTATCCCTCGCACACCAAAGGCTCCCAAAGTCGTCTGTATCGATGACAGCCCAACTGTTTGCAAGGCAGTAGAATTAATGCTGGATCGCAACGGTTACGACATCAGTACGATCGAGAATCCACTGACGGCACTCAGTCTGGTCTTCCAACTCAAGCCCGATTTAATTCTCTGTGATATTGCGATGCCGGAACTCGACGGATACGAAATCTGCGCGATGTTACGGCAATCGACTACATTTCGCCAAACTCCGATTATCATGCTGACGGGCAAAGATGGATTTATCGATCGCGTCCGAGCGCGAATGGTCGGATCAACGGACTATCTAACAAAACCGTTTGGAGAACATGAAATTCTGATGCTATTAGAAAAGTATATTGGGGTCGGTCAGCCCGAACAGCTCACGACCACACAGCAAGTTTTAGATGCCTTAGAAGCCGAGTTAAATTTAAATGCCTCGTAA
- the hmpF gene encoding pilus motility taxis protein HmpF — MLYLAEVVQKKGGIMGGGKSELKLLACQRGEQNWSAIAAEEIVAADEASKFGPGTLLLVDLTGNKQVQRVQEAGRPIANILQTFSRLQEKIKTKEAEIEQWNESLTYQSQELTRREMEMEARQEELKILEDECQQMDQQRQEFVAMRDEVTRQQEELERNRQELQGAWEQLHGQKQQLEERQAELLGACVLDEAKAQQLYQLLDRLVESGTSPETMQQCYELLNYQQSLLGHHWQTLEEQRQSVEQMQHKIDQQTHQIAEQWQAWYQAQEALEQARIEVNSQRSLLEGKQELARSLNAQIQHHSELHQKIQNTIDGASSDMPQADVQALENMPLEGLQSIVETVRREFDQSSQFVHGQEEELRLKEKEIQELKDKSAQANEFDRMTIETELADEQDAYEFLHQTLIGQRRSLREKELILRQHKMILVRRGGAESEGDGMDFSIVFAQIEAQRQKQSEELQQIEAQIREIEAAMQQAQDRVNGQAGEQDAKRNELKQLEEALQAQRVAAAEISGRVALYQEMLQPIQDSIAAMGQHLEAIAQSGGQHSTIEEMKGVIASLTQKPEFVMA; from the coding sequence GTGCTGTATCTAGCAGAAGTGGTTCAGAAGAAAGGCGGAATCATGGGCGGCGGCAAGTCTGAGCTGAAATTGCTGGCTTGTCAGCGCGGGGAACAGAACTGGAGCGCGATCGCGGCTGAGGAAATTGTGGCGGCGGATGAAGCGAGCAAGTTTGGTCCTGGCACGCTTTTGCTCGTCGATCTGACTGGCAATAAGCAGGTGCAGCGGGTTCAAGAAGCGGGTCGCCCGATCGCGAATATTTTGCAGACGTTCTCGCGACTTCAAGAGAAGATCAAGACGAAAGAAGCTGAGATCGAGCAGTGGAATGAGTCGCTGACGTATCAAAGCCAAGAATTGACCCGTCGAGAAATGGAAATGGAAGCTCGGCAGGAAGAGTTGAAAATTCTTGAGGATGAATGTCAGCAGATGGATCAGCAGCGCCAAGAGTTTGTGGCGATGCGCGATGAGGTGACGCGCCAGCAGGAAGAATTGGAGCGCAATCGCCAAGAGCTACAAGGAGCTTGGGAGCAGTTACACGGACAGAAGCAGCAATTAGAAGAGCGGCAGGCTGAATTGCTTGGTGCTTGTGTGTTGGACGAAGCGAAGGCACAGCAGCTCTATCAATTGCTTGATCGCTTAGTGGAATCAGGCACATCTCCCGAAACAATGCAGCAGTGCTATGAGTTGCTCAACTATCAGCAGAGTTTGCTAGGTCATCATTGGCAAACTTTAGAAGAGCAGCGTCAATCGGTTGAACAAATGCAGCATAAGATTGATCAGCAGACACATCAGATCGCAGAACAATGGCAAGCTTGGTATCAGGCACAAGAAGCACTTGAACAAGCTCGAATCGAGGTGAATTCTCAGCGATCGCTTTTAGAAGGCAAGCAGGAATTAGCACGATCGCTCAATGCTCAGATTCAGCATCACAGCGAATTGCACCAAAAGATTCAGAACACGATCGACGGTGCAAGCAGTGATATGCCGCAGGCTGATGTTCAAGCGTTAGAAAATATGCCGCTTGAAGGGCTTCAATCGATCGTTGAAACTGTACGGCGTGAGTTTGATCAGTCTTCTCAGTTTGTACATGGACAAGAGGAAGAACTGCGGCTGAAAGAAAAAGAGATTCAGGAACTCAAAGACAAGAGTGCTCAGGCGAATGAATTCGATCGCATGACGATCGAAACGGAATTAGCCGATGAGCAAGATGCGTACGAGTTTCTACATCAAACCTTGATCGGTCAGCGTCGGAGCCTGAGAGAGAAAGAGTTGATTCTGCGACAGCACAAAATGATTTTGGTGCGTCGGGGTGGGGCTGAATCTGAGGGTGATGGGATGGATTTCTCAATCGTTTTTGCTCAGATCGAAGCACAACGCCAAAAGCAATCTGAAGAATTGCAGCAAATTGAAGCGCAGATTCGGGAAATTGAAGCGGCAATGCAGCAAGCTCAAGATCGAGTGAATGGTCAAGCTGGTGAACAAGATGCGAAACGCAATGAGTTGAAACAGCTTGAAGAAGCATTGCAGGCTCAAAGAGTTGCGGCAGCGGAAATTTCGGGTCGAGTTGCGCTGTATCAGGAGATGTTGCAGCCGATTCAAGATTCGATCGCAGCAATGGGTCAGCATCTAGAAGCGATCGCACAATCGGGCGGACAACATTCGACGATCGAGGAAATGAAAGGCGTGATTGCTAGTTTGACTCAGAAGCCAGAATTTGTAATGGCTTAA
- a CDS encoding DEAD/DEAH box helicase, whose protein sequence is MDAEQAQLIERYRKLDPLKRQIVRVFSVAYEPISRTVFLSCFNPLGTKDKTGKAYTTTGIKPHIDRLIQDELLLQGAGEGPRCNPLIIEIATREAVELEEFNTITANVNEQLPIHTYGKMGPRYFTSERQFLREVRIGVYKNNLKFVIEQFENYYRYAHQKQKLSIDDVLTNICNNPFDPVWFRTLSTEIYQSALLGILSHSYLHLAPADEAFGLLQEDCSTKSAKFAWQPLLLAEQLLLRGRLDEAEKVLENMPKEYQDSGAALWGWSNLLKNDAESAIAQFTIALNTLRKGTGKRKAYFQTIPGLFFVLALIKEGSPKRLSEAQGYAAIAKQAKNWLSSTYETLEKVIQLQQGDIAQKDWILDLAPYRNQHSLETVLNALAVYWTDASRAKKLLSSMDSFYDRATTSGYNWIALEAAELLAKIKPRSNFSNDAEQLRASTGITPMINLLRSQESWELCLNALVNLQKEPSKPTKAETKQRLAWFVTLFQNHWLLQPKEQSLNARGEWGKGRNVALKRLDKSIDEFSYLTDQDRRVCAELKATPQGYYGQMDYKFGERAIAALIGHPYVFWEDTNARIEIVRGEPELIVKKGKNDRLTLQLSPAPKESQNILVFKESPTRLKVIELTPEHRRIAEILGSKNQLEVPSIAKDQVLAAIHAISGLVTVQSDIGGGVSAEEVPADPTPNVHLLPAGTGLKVSVLVRPFGDGPYYRPGIGGETVIAEINGKRLQTTRDLNQERTLAENAIADCHTLDDYEEEDGEWWISDPEACLELLLDLQDLGDRAVISHPEGERFRIRKQVGLGDFQLKIQRQRDWFAANGEIKLDEDSVIQMQQLLELLGQTPSRFIRLEDGQFLALTQEFRKRLDEFRAIAEKHGKGTRFHPLAAVAIEDWIEEVGELEADKHWQAHIKKLKEVEALDPVVPSTLQAELRDYQIEGFRWMAKLAHWGVGACLADGMGLGKTLQSIALILTRAMNGATLVIAPTSVCLNWISEIDRFAPTLNVVQFGSGDRQKVIDRLQPFDVLICSYGLLQQDDVAQLLASVEWQTIILDEAQSIKNFATKRSQAAMNLQGGFKLITTGTPIENHLGELWNLFRFINPGLLGSLEQFNERFSVPIERFEDKQARIRLRKLIQPFLLRRTKSQVLQELPSRTEIVLHVELSAEERIFYEALRKSAIERLSESDAVAGQKHLQVLAEIMKLRRACCNTRLVTSESPLPSAKLQLFGEVLGELLDNRHKVLVFSQFVDHLHILREFLDEKAIAYQYLDGSTSIPERKKRIEAFQSGTGDVFLISLKAGGTGLNLTAADYVIHMDPWWNPAVEDQASDRAHRIGQQRPVTIYRLVAKNTIEDQIVDLHQHKRELADSLLEGTEISGKISTDDLLQLIQVG, encoded by the coding sequence ATGGATGCCGAACAAGCTCAGTTAATTGAGCGCTATCGCAAGCTAGACCCGCTCAAACGTCAGATCGTCCGCGTCTTTTCGGTTGCCTATGAGCCGATCAGCCGAACGGTGTTTTTGAGCTGCTTTAATCCATTGGGAACAAAAGATAAAACCGGAAAAGCCTACACGACGACTGGAATTAAGCCGCACATCGATCGCTTAATTCAAGATGAATTGCTGCTGCAAGGAGCGGGCGAAGGTCCCCGATGCAATCCGCTGATCATCGAAATTGCAACCCGTGAAGCGGTTGAGCTAGAGGAATTTAACACGATCACGGCTAATGTGAATGAACAGTTGCCAATTCATACTTACGGAAAAATGGGACCGAGGTATTTCACCAGTGAGCGACAATTCCTGCGTGAAGTTCGGATCGGCGTGTATAAGAACAACCTTAAATTTGTAATAGAGCAATTCGAGAACTATTACCGATACGCACATCAAAAGCAGAAGTTATCGATCGATGATGTCCTCACGAATATTTGCAACAATCCTTTCGATCCTGTTTGGTTCCGCACATTATCTACAGAGATCTATCAATCTGCGTTACTCGGTATCCTAAGCCATTCTTATCTTCATTTAGCTCCTGCTGATGAGGCATTTGGGCTATTACAAGAAGACTGTTCTACTAAATCTGCAAAGTTTGCTTGGCAGCCCTTACTACTAGCAGAACAATTGTTGCTTAGAGGACGACTCGATGAAGCTGAGAAAGTTCTGGAAAACATGCCTAAAGAGTATCAAGATAGCGGTGCGGCTTTATGGGGATGGTCCAATCTACTGAAAAATGATGCTGAATCTGCGATCGCACAATTCACGATCGCGCTCAACACTCTGAGAAAAGGCACTGGAAAACGTAAAGCTTACTTTCAAACCATTCCTGGATTGTTCTTTGTTCTAGCACTAATCAAAGAAGGCTCTCCGAAACGATTGAGTGAAGCACAAGGATACGCTGCGATCGCGAAACAAGCCAAAAATTGGCTCAGTTCAACCTATGAAACCTTAGAAAAAGTCATTCAACTTCAACAAGGCGACATTGCTCAAAAAGATTGGATTCTCGACCTTGCACCTTATCGCAATCAGCATAGTTTAGAAACCGTTTTGAATGCTCTAGCAGTCTATTGGACAGATGCGAGTCGTGCTAAGAAGCTATTGTCCTCAATGGACTCTTTTTACGATCGTGCCACAACTTCAGGTTACAACTGGATAGCACTAGAAGCAGCAGAACTTTTAGCAAAGATCAAGCCTCGAAGTAATTTCAGTAACGATGCTGAACAATTAAGAGCATCAACAGGCATTACTCCAATGATTAATCTACTGCGCTCTCAGGAATCTTGGGAGCTTTGCCTGAACGCATTAGTGAACTTACAAAAAGAACCCTCAAAACCGACCAAAGCCGAGACAAAACAGCGTTTAGCTTGGTTTGTCACTCTATTCCAAAATCATTGGTTATTACAACCCAAAGAACAATCCTTAAATGCAAGAGGCGAATGGGGCAAAGGTCGGAATGTTGCACTGAAACGATTAGATAAGTCGATCGACGAATTCTCCTATCTGACCGATCAAGACCGTCGAGTCTGCGCCGAACTCAAAGCAACTCCCCAGGGCTATTACGGGCAGATGGATTACAAGTTTGGCGAACGTGCGATCGCAGCTCTCATCGGGCATCCCTACGTATTCTGGGAAGATACGAACGCTCGAATCGAAATTGTCCGAGGCGAACCGGAATTGATCGTGAAAAAAGGCAAGAACGATCGCTTAACTCTGCAACTCTCGCCCGCCCCGAAAGAGAGTCAAAACATCCTTGTCTTCAAAGAAAGCCCAACGCGGTTAAAAGTCATCGAACTGACTCCAGAGCATCGCCGGATTGCTGAAATTCTGGGATCGAAAAATCAATTGGAAGTGCCCTCGATCGCAAAAGATCAAGTCCTCGCCGCAATTCACGCCATCTCAGGACTAGTCACAGTTCAGTCTGATATCGGTGGCGGTGTGAGTGCCGAAGAAGTTCCCGCTGATCCCACTCCAAACGTTCATTTGCTGCCTGCTGGAACAGGTCTAAAAGTTTCCGTCTTAGTTCGCCCGTTCGGAGATGGACCTTACTATCGTCCTGGAATTGGTGGCGAAACCGTGATTGCTGAAATCAACGGAAAACGACTGCAAACCACTCGTGATTTGAACCAGGAACGAACCTTGGCAGAAAACGCGATCGCAGATTGTCACACGCTCGACGACTACGAAGAAGAAGACGGCGAATGGTGGATTTCAGACCCAGAAGCCTGTTTAGAACTATTGCTTGATCTACAAGACTTAGGCGATCGAGCCGTCATCTCGCATCCCGAAGGCGAAAGATTCCGCATTCGTAAACAAGTCGGTCTTGGAGATTTTCAGCTTAAGATTCAACGTCAACGCGATTGGTTTGCTGCCAACGGTGAAATCAAATTAGACGAAGATTCCGTCATCCAAATGCAGCAACTTTTGGAATTACTCGGTCAAACTCCAAGCCGTTTTATTCGGCTCGAAGACGGTCAATTTCTCGCACTCACCCAAGAATTTCGTAAACGTCTAGATGAGTTTAGAGCGATCGCAGAAAAGCATGGAAAAGGTACGCGGTTTCATCCACTTGCAGCCGTCGCGATCGAGGATTGGATCGAGGAAGTTGGAGAACTCGAAGCCGATAAACACTGGCAAGCTCACATCAAAAAACTAAAAGAAGTCGAAGCCCTTGATCCAGTTGTTCCATCGACGCTACAAGCAGAACTACGAGACTACCAAATCGAAGGCTTCCGCTGGATGGCAAAGTTAGCGCATTGGGGTGTAGGAGCTTGTTTAGCGGACGGAATGGGACTCGGAAAAACGTTGCAGTCGATCGCATTAATTCTCACTCGTGCAATGAATGGAGCAACGTTAGTGATTGCTCCGACTTCAGTTTGTCTCAACTGGATTAGCGAAATCGATCGATTTGCACCCACATTGAATGTTGTGCAATTCGGAAGCGGCGATCGACAAAAAGTAATCGATCGACTCCAACCCTTTGACGTTCTGATTTGTAGCTACGGATTACTTCAGCAAGATGATGTCGCGCAACTGTTAGCTAGTGTGGAATGGCAAACAATTATTCTCGATGAAGCACAATCGATTAAGAACTTTGCTACGAAGCGATCGCAAGCTGCCATGAATCTACAAGGCGGCTTCAAACTGATTACAACTGGAACCCCGATCGAGAATCACTTAGGCGAATTATGGAACTTATTCCGGTTTATCAATCCTGGCTTACTCGGATCACTCGAACAATTTAACGAACGATTCTCCGTTCCGATCGAACGATTCGAGGACAAGCAAGCCCGAATCCGCCTCAGAAAATTAATTCAACCTTTCTTACTCCGTCGAACAAAGAGCCAAGTTCTTCAAGAACTCCCATCGCGCACCGAAATTGTGCTGCACGTCGAACTCAGTGCCGAAGAGCGGATTTTCTACGAAGCTCTGAGAAAAAGCGCGATCGAGCGACTCTCAGAATCCGATGCTGTTGCAGGTCAAAAACACTTACAAGTTCTTGCAGAAATCATGAAACTACGTCGTGCCTGCTGCAATACTCGCCTTGTCACCTCCGAATCTCCACTACCCAGCGCAAAACTTCAGCTATTCGGTGAAGTCCTAGGAGAACTATTAGACAACCGCCACAAAGTCCTAGTATTTAGCCAATTCGTTGATCACTTACACATCCTGCGGGAATTTCTCGACGAAAAAGCGATCGCTTACCAATACCTCGACGGCAGCACCTCAATCCCAGAGCGCAAGAAACGCATTGAAGCTTTCCAATCGGGCACAGGCGATGTGTTTCTCATCAGTCTAAAAGCAGGTGGAACCGGACTGAATCTCACCGCCGCCGATTACGTGATCCACATGGACCCTTGGTGGAATCCAGCCGTCGAAGATCAAGCCAGCGATCGCGCTCACCGCATCGGTCAACAGCGACCCGTAACCATTTACCGACTTGTGGCAAAAAATACGATCGAAGATCAAATCGTAGACCTACACCAACACAAACGCGAACTTGCTGACAGCTTACTCGAAGGCACAGAAATCAGCGGCAAGATCTCGACCGACGATCTCTTGCAACTGATTCAAGTGGGTTAA
- a CDS encoding MSMEG_0570 family nitrogen starvation response protein, with amino-acid sequence MPEIRFQIRWSDGTQDSCYSPSLIVKEYFSPNTDYELEDFVTRSRTALKIASDRVEAKYGRPCGLALGQLQDIEEKSKQYVHLPDPKVRVIGFLE; translated from the coding sequence ATGCCTGAAATCCGTTTTCAAATTCGTTGGTCTGATGGCACTCAAGACTCGTGCTATTCACCCTCATTGATTGTCAAAGAATACTTCAGCCCGAACACTGATTATGAGCTAGAAGACTTTGTTACGCGATCGCGAACTGCATTGAAAATCGCTAGCGATCGCGTTGAAGCAAAATACGGTAGACCCTGCGGACTCGCACTGGGTCAACTTCAAGACATCGAGGAGAAATCAAAACAATATGTTCACCTCCCAGATCCCAAAGTGCGGGTGATCGGCTTTCTTGAATAA
- a CDS encoding MSMEG_0565 family glycosyltransferase, with protein sequence MKIALLTYSTKPRGSVIHTLELANALHHLDHSVTVFALDKDGTGFDYPLSCEAQFIPAKPASGEIDKLIYQRIQEFVSYLEQSQQSYDCYHAQDCLAANALLTLFKQGKIPHFVRTVHHIDDYSSIYLQQCQDRSIREASLCLCVSDRVQSELQQHYQINAPRVINGVNLNRFSPNGASLKFDGSPIYLTIGGIEPRKNSIRLLQAFNQVRVQFPKARLIIAGGATLFDYQSYRDEFFAIAQSLNLENAIILTGVLSDAELSALYRSADAFVFPSVKEGWGLVILEAIASGLPVITSNQAPFTEFLNDRQALLVDPYSVDAIAQSMCSVFQSADSLRLQSQSILSQYSWETSAKQHIHYYQTLLYA encoded by the coding sequence ATGAAAATCGCGCTCCTCACCTACTCAACCAAGCCGCGAGGCAGCGTCATTCATACCCTGGAACTTGCAAACGCACTCCATCATTTAGATCATTCTGTAACTGTATTTGCACTTGATAAAGATGGAACAGGCTTCGATTACCCGCTCTCTTGTGAAGCTCAATTCATTCCTGCAAAACCTGCTTCAGGTGAGATCGATAAACTAATCTATCAGCGCATTCAGGAATTTGTCAGCTATCTGGAACAATCGCAGCAATCTTATGATTGTTACCATGCTCAGGACTGTCTCGCCGCAAATGCTCTTCTAACGTTGTTCAAGCAAGGGAAAATTCCGCACTTTGTCCGAACGGTTCATCACATTGACGACTACAGCAGCATCTATCTTCAACAGTGCCAAGATCGATCGATTCGTGAAGCTTCTCTTTGTTTGTGTGTCAGCGATCGCGTTCAATCCGAACTCCAACAGCATTATCAAATTAATGCTCCCCGTGTGATCAATGGCGTGAATCTAAACCGATTTTCACCAAACGGCGCATCATTAAAATTTGACGGCTCACCTATCTATCTCACCATCGGCGGCATCGAACCCCGTAAGAACTCTATCCGATTGTTACAAGCCTTCAATCAAGTTCGTGTTCAGTTTCCAAAGGCTCGATTGATCATTGCAGGTGGCGCAACCTTGTTCGATTATCAATCGTACCGGGATGAATTTTTCGCGATCGCTCAATCCTTAAACCTAGAAAATGCAATAATCTTAACAGGTGTTCTCTCAGATGCTGAACTTTCCGCCCTGTATCGAAGTGCAGATGCGTTTGTCTTTCCATCAGTCAAAGAAGGCTGGGGCTTAGTGATTCTTGAAGCGATCGCAAGCGGATTGCCTGTGATTACTTCTAATCAAGCTCCGTTTACTGAGTTTTTGAACGATCGACAAGCGCTTTTAGTTGATCCGTACTCAGTAGATGCGATCGCTCAATCGATGTGTTCCGTGTTTCAATCTGCCGATTCGCTCCGGTTGCAAAGTCAGTCGATTCTTTCTCAATACAGTTGGGAAACTTCCGCCAAACAACATATTCACTACTATCAAACCTTGCTTTATGCCTGA
- a CDS encoding sll0787 family AIR synthase-like protein, with protein MLPELAEQLQRSLSLLQKQDIQTAAEALKRKTGVKLGDDCAAIPDRDGYLLFAAEGMMPQFVEEDPWFAGWSAIMVNVSDIYAMGGTPIAVVDTLWSKSVEEVDPLWAGMKAASSTYNVPIVGGHTNCHSSYTALSVAILGRSKHLITSFDAQPGDVLLVATDFRGEAHPKYPFWNAATKADPIQLRSNLSILPILAAAGLCNAGKDISNGGIVGTLLMLLEASNCGAVLDLDRVPCPPGLALDRWLVSFPSYGFLLSVFPDNAKMVQAHFRQQDLVCEIVGTIEMGSKLVLRSQETSIDFWDLSERKLTGFSK; from the coding sequence ATGTTACCGGAACTGGCTGAGCAGCTTCAGCGATCGCTAAGTCTACTCCAAAAACAAGACATTCAAACTGCTGCGGAGGCGTTGAAACGGAAGACAGGCGTAAAACTCGGTGATGATTGTGCAGCAATTCCTGATCGAGATGGCTATCTATTGTTCGCGGCTGAAGGAATGATGCCACAGTTCGTAGAAGAAGATCCGTGGTTCGCAGGATGGTCTGCGATCATGGTGAATGTAAGTGATATCTATGCAATGGGAGGAACCCCGATCGCGGTTGTCGATACACTTTGGAGCAAATCTGTTGAAGAGGTTGACCCACTTTGGGCAGGCATGAAAGCTGCATCTAGCACCTACAATGTTCCGATCGTGGGAGGACACACGAATTGCCATAGTTCCTACACTGCGCTTTCGGTGGCAATTTTAGGACGATCGAAGCATCTGATCACGAGCTTTGATGCTCAGCCTGGAGATGTATTGTTAGTTGCAACTGACTTTCGCGGAGAAGCTCACCCGAAGTATCCCTTCTGGAATGCCGCAACGAAAGCTGATCCGATTCAATTACGATCGAATTTATCTATCTTACCGATTCTTGCAGCAGCAGGATTGTGCAATGCAGGCAAGGATATTAGCAACGGCGGCATTGTTGGAACATTGTTGATGTTACTAGAAGCGTCAAACTGTGGGGCAGTTTTGGATCTCGATCGTGTTCCTTGTCCGCCTGGTTTAGCACTCGATCGATGGTTAGTTAGCTTTCCGAGCTATGGTTTCTTGCTCAGCGTCTTTCCGGATAATGCAAAGATGGTTCAGGCGCATTTTCGGCAGCAAGATTTAGTGTGTGAGATTGTCGGAACAATTGAGATGGGATCGAAATTAGTTTTGCGATCGCAAGAAACATCGATCGACTTTTGGGACTTGTCTGAGCGAAAACTGACAGGATTCTCAAAATGA